The proteins below come from a single Cricetulus griseus strain 17A/GY chromosome 6, alternate assembly CriGri-PICRH-1.0, whole genome shotgun sequence genomic window:
- the Prnp gene encoding major prion protein, translating into MANLSYWLLALFVATWTDVGLCKKRPKPGGWNTGGSRYPGQGSPGGNRYPPQGGGTWGQPHGGGWGQPHGGGWGQPHGGGWGQPHGGGWGQGGGTHNQWNKPSKPKTNMKHVAGAAAAGAVVGGLGGYMLGSAMSRPMLHFGNDWEDRYYRENMNRYPNQVYYRPVDQYNNQNNFVHDCVNITIKQHTVTTTTKGENFTETDVKMMERVVEQMCVTQYQKESQAYYDGRRSSAVLFSSPPVILLISFLIFLIVG; encoded by the coding sequence ATGGCAAACCTTAGCTACTGGCTGCTGGCACTCTTTGTGGCTACGTGGACTGATGTTGGCCTCTGCAAGAAGCGGCCAAAGCCTGGAGGGTGGAACACTGGTGGAAGCCGATACCCTGGGCAGGGCAGCCCTGGAGGCAACCGTTACCCACCTCAGGGTGGTGGCACCTGGGGGCAACCCCATGGTGGTGGATGGGGACAGCCCCATGGTGGTGGCTGGGGACAACCTCATGGTGGTGGTTGGGGTCAGCCCCATGGTGGTGGCTGGGGTCAAGGAGGTGGCACCCACAATCAGTGGAACAAGCCCAGTAAGCCAAAAACCAACATGAAGCATGTGGCAGGTGCGGCTGCGGCTGGGGCGGTGGTGGGGGGCCTTGGGGGCTACATGCTGGGGAGCGCCATGAGCAGGCCCATGCTCCATTTTGGCAATGACTGGGAGGACCGCTACTACCGTGAAAACATGAACCGCTACCCTAACCAAGTGTACTACCGGCCAGTGGACCAGTACAACAACCAGAACAACTTTGTGCACGACTGTGTCAATATCACGATCAAGCAGCATacagtcaccaccaccaccaaggggGAGAACTTCACGGAGACCGACGTCAAGATGATGGAGCGCGTGGTGGAGCAGATGTGTGTCACCCAGTATCAGAAGGAGTCCCAGGCCTACTACGACGGAAGAAGATCCAGCGCGGtgctcttctcctctcctcctgtgatcctcctcatttccttcctcatcttcctgaTAGTGGGATGA